aatactgatgtctTTTCTTGGCATTAAGTTTTTCAAATCTCCTGTGCTGTTGACATATTATTTGTATCTTACTACCCTCTTGAAAATAATAATGGGCTTAAAGAGATGTTGTGTTATATTACTTGGTGCTGTGGGAGAAAGGAGTTAATAAAGTGTGActcttgggtttttttaaatttatttgtaaatacacTAGTTTTAAGCTTCACATAATCTTACTCTCTTACAGTCtccagaagaaaataaactctTGATCCATATTTGTGAGTGGGTGTTCTTTCAGTATATTTGGGCTTGCTAGTGAAACAAATgtcaataggatttttttttttttttttttttttttttgtggtacgcgggcctctcactgttgtggcctctcccgttgcggagcacaggctccggatgcgcaggctcagcggccatggctcacgggcccagccgctccgcggcatgtgggatcttcccggaccggggcacaaacccgtgttccctgcatcggcaggcggactctcaaccactgcaacaccagggaagcccctgtcaatAGGATTTTGAAAGGGTTTCATTTATGAAAAATAGTCTTGGAGGAAATCCAAATTACTATTGAATTAAACCCTAGTGAGAGATTGATAGATGAGGTTCAGGACATACTACtccaaaatatggcaccttggcatattgaatattttaagctgaggGAGTTTGAGAAAACAGCAAAGCTGAAAAGTCACTCTGACCTCCCGCACTTTGCCCTCTTTCCTTGAAATAGGCCATAAAATCCTCATGTGAGAGGTGTCCTCCCTATACCtggaggaaaggagcatccttatcttCGAAGACAAAGGGGCATGAAGAAGAATCCTAATAAACAGGCCTTGCTCAGTTTCCCCCAGTTTACTACACTTACCTCATACTCAACCTATCGTTCCTCTGCGAATGTCCACTTTTCGTCAAACCTAGCATAAAAGTACGTGGGTCTGTTTCTTTGGGTCTTTATTTCCTTAGAGGTTTTCATGTCACGTAAAAGATATgaaataaatttgtatgcttttctcctgttaatatgtctttgtcagtttaatttttggACCCAGCCAGGGACCCAAGATGGTCAAGGAAaacttttcctcccctacaatatcaagactgaattttaaaatattgagatataattcacataccataaaatccacccATTCATTGGTCTTCagtatacagttgatccttgaacagcACGGATTTGaattgcatgggtccacttatacgtggatttttattttgaataaatacatACTATAGTACTACCTGATCTTTTgcttggttgaatccacagatgcggaACTGTGGATCCAGAGGGCTAACTAAAGTTATACGCTGATTTTTGACTGAGCAGAGAGGTGGCATCCCTAAGCATGGTCGTCCATGGGGCAGCTGTATTCACagtattgtgcaaccatcaccactgacgaattacagaattttttaaaatagattttatttatttatttattggctgcgttgggtcttcgttgctgtgcgcggactttctctagttgctgcgagtgggggctactcttcgttgcggtgcgagggcttattgcggaggcttctcgttgcggagcatgggctctaggtgcgcaggctttggtagttgtggcacacgggcttagttgctgcacggcatgtgggatcttccaggaccagggctcgaacctgtgtcccctgcattggcaggcggattcttaactactgcagcACGAGGGATccccagaatatttttattactccAAAATGAGGCCCCATACCCCTTAAAGGTCTCTCCCCATTCCCTTCTcctagcccctgacaaccactaatctactttctgcgcatttgcttattctggatatttatataaatggaatcatttaataTGTGAACTTTTTCTTGACTGGCTTTCATTCAACATAAAGTTTTTAAGgttcatgttgtagtatgtatcagtacttttatggctgaataatattccattgtatataataccacattttgcttatccgttgatcagctgatggatatttggggtgtttccactttttggttattatggatattgctgcagtgaacatttgtgtacaggtttcggtgtgaacatgttttcacttctcttgggtgtatacataggagtggaattgctgtgtcatgtAATAATCgtgttttagtttttgaggaactgccaagctgttttccagagaacctgtaccattttacattcccaccagcaatgtgtgagggttccagtttctgcacatccttgccaacacgtGGTTATTGTcctctttttgattatagccatcctaatgaatgtgaagtggtatttcattgtggttttgacttgcatttccataatggctaatgatgttgaatctCTTTTCattgtgcttattggccatttgtatatcttctttggagaaatgtctattcaaatcctttatgCATTCTAAACATTAgggtatttctattttattgttgaattgtagtagttctttatatattctggatattagacccttatcagatatatgatttgcgaGTATTTCCTCCCACTTTGTGggtcatcttttcactttcttgatagtggccattgaaacacaaaagttaaaaatttttgaaaccattgtcaaatccaaggtcacaaaggtttACACACCTGTTTTCTTCTCCTAAGAGTTTTTTAGTTTTCGTTCTTACCatttaggtttgttttgtttttttggttttttttttttgtttgtttgttttgctgtacgcgggactctcactgttgtggcctctcccgttgcggagcacaagctccggatgcgcaggctcagcggccatggctcacgggcccagctgctccgcggcatgtgggatcttcccggacgggggcacgaacccatgtccactgcatcggcaggcggactctcaaccactgcgccaccagggaagcccaatatttagGTTTAAGACCGAATTTAACTTCAAAATTAGTTTGAGCTTCACTCTAAAACCATTTTGAACTGATGGGTGTCattaccttttttgtgtgtgtaactTTGGCTTTCTAAGGTTTGTTTGAGgtttttgtgttttggggtgttttgtttatttaaatctaCCCACCTTTATACTAAGAACCAAAGAGTTAACTAAATTTCCCCTTAGAGTAGCACTAAATGAGTTGGTAAGTACAGTGTAGAGCAAGGAAGAAGATATTGAAATGTTTTGTGGTAAAGAAGGTAACTTGTGCAAACTTGGGTGGGAAGATATGATAATGGTCACTTGTAAACCTTAAATTAGCTGAGATTGAACATAAATTCCTCAGGGGAGATCTGTTTTGGTAAAATCAGAGGGACTGCATATGTTCATTGGCTGCTCTTAAAACTTGAATGAAACAAAACAGCTGGAAAAAAGCAACTTTGCAGTCTTTTAGTATCTGCTTAAAGTACTCTAAATACAAAAAGTGTTGCTAATTCTGTTCATCCTACTCAGGATATGGATAGAGAAAGTCACCAGATGGGGTTACTTTAGCTATGCCTTTATAAGAGAAACAGGACCTGGGTGTGAATCTCAGTTAAGctgtttactagctgtgtgactttggacaaattacttaatctttcctaagcatcagtttcctcatttgtaaaatgggggttaTGAGAGTGCCAACCTCACAGCATTGTtgggagggttaaatgagacAGACAACATACTGTCTGTCTTAATAAACACATAATAGTGACTTTTATTACTACGTATCCTGGATTAGTGACTATTTGTAATatttaactaattacatttgGCAGGAATAAGActgctttatttcttctctcatctcagttttcttctttgtgtcttaGTCGCTGATATTTTTAACCCCAGCTTTAAGAAAGTGgtcagtttaattctttttatgaaaTGAGTTATAGTTACTAGCTTGTTCTGTTATTATACTTaatggttattttctttctttgcataaAGCCGGAATTGATTTAAACGTGGTCATGCTTCAGGAATCCAAAGTGTATTATATGAATACCAGTCAACAATCCTGTTATAAAAATGTGCTTTTCCCAAAGTGGCATGATATATGGACACAGATACAGGTAATGATTTGGAGGCTCCTGGCAGGGGCCGTTTCTGTGAATATCTGTCTGTCTGTGATTAGTGAGTACATTGACACTTTCTTCCCTTCTCataagcagttaaaaaaaaaatatatatatatatatatgtgtgtgtgtgtgtaaaattaacAACCTTGATAAGATTATGATTATTCTTAATCTCAGTGTTTTCATCAGTAAAGCATTTATGCCTAtattgtgtttctctctctgtttctttaagTGGCCTGAGATaaacttccttcctccttttccccaAGAGActacttccttctcttcccctcacTCCTTTTACACTtatagagacacacacacacacacacacacacacacgtatagacctctctttctttttaaacgtCTTAGGCCTTCTTTGGGCTGGAAACTGTTGCATGCCTATCAGGATGTAAACTCTCGCCTTGCTGCTCCTATCCTATTTTGATTCTACGCAAGGGCATAAATGCCCTGAGCTGAAGTTTCCCCTTGATAGAATGACTTTGGTCTCATTTATTTCATAACACTGTTGAGCCAGAGTGTCTGGCTGTAATGATTGAACAAAATGAGTCCTTGGAAATGTTTCTGCTGCTATAAGCATAGTTACTGATAAGTGATTTGTTCACATCAAAAACATAAGGTGGGCtcgtgggtttttttaaaaaattctcttttttcattGTCTGATATAAAGATCATATTCCATCTGGAGCACATTATAACCAACATTTACCCATAATCAGTGATTTGTGACAAAGGGTTGAACTTTTCAGCTTGTCATTATGGGAAACATTTTTGGTGCTGTTTATGCCTGGCAGTTTTCTTAATATTCTAGACCCTTGCTTTGCATGATCTCTCATAAATAGCTGTATTGGTAACTCTTTCAGcttggaagtctttttttttccccctatgttCTGGCCTAATACTAGATTCAGATCATGTTAACAATAAAACATTCTAACAGCTGCCTCTCTGTACCATGTACAGTGTTATTTGCCCAGTTGTCTTTTAGCTGCTGTATCTCTGTATTTCTCATAAGCCTTGTGGAAAGCTGGTGCCATTATTGATTTAGTTATTTActctaaaggtttttttttttttttaaattatatttgggaaaattttaaattcctactttcttctttctcatcctGATTTTACTTGTGTTACAGATTCGGGTAAATAGTTCCAAACTGGTCCGAGTCACCCAGGTGGAGAATGAGGAGAAACTGAAGGAGCTAGAGCAGTTTAGTATCTGgaactttttttcctcctttttaaaagagaaattgaatGACACCTATGTTAACGTGGGTCTATACAGCACAAAAACCTGCCTCAAAGTTGAGATTATAGAGGAAGACACCAAGTACAGTGTCACTGTGACCCGGAGTAAGTCTTACCTCTGTTTTTCTGACGGATTCTATGGTGAGAAGGGACTGAGCTTTCAAGGATGTAATTAGTGAGAAAAGTCAGCCCAAGACAGCTCCATTTTGGTTCTGATTATAACCTGAATATACCACTGCTCCAAACAGTTCAGAGAGCCTCCACCCCTCATAAAACCCTTTAGGCCTAGATTTGAGACTTTACCATAAGTCATTCTGAGTACTTCCTTACCTGGAATTGTGAAGACTTGTATTTCTAATACTTCCAATGGCTCTGAGCTGATATGCCTAGTATTCTTCAGAGTAAGATAGATGTATTCCTTGTCTTCTGGGCACTTATAGACAAAGATAGATGTCTTGAAATGTACAGGTCTACATTTGAATACATGAATGGTTaacaataaaaactaaagaaGGGTAGAACTGAATACCTCACAAACAGAAGAATATATGTGGaaccataaataaatatgaagatcACTGCAGTTTCAGGATTATTCAGTCTAATTGGGAGTTTTCCCTTCTCTGAATGTGTCTGAGAAAGTTTCACAGAAGAGGTGGATCATTATCCTGTTGGATTCTCTGTGACTTTTGGTCTCTCCTTGGTAACTACTGTCTTAGGAGAGTAATGTTTTAAGTAGTAGAAATGTTCCTGGGTTTTGCTACGAAATACGTTGTGCCCTTCTAACTGTCCTAGGGTTCCACAGTTCTTTGGTTGAACAGGATCAGCCTGTTTTTTGGTGTTCCTTTTGCATTTACTGATCCCTCTCACTCCTGTTCTGTTTGTGGACTTCCCCTAGACTCAAGAGCTCTTGAATGTGAAAGCTGTGGGAGTGTCTGGTATGCCAGTAAGGGGTCTATGCTTGGGCCCCCTGGTCTTGGGTGAGATGTGTTTTGAGTATAGGCTTTTCCAACACAGTGCTTGTGTAGTGAAGAGAAGTAGGTGGTGGTGTTGGTCAAGCAGAGACCAACAGTTAGAGAACAGCAGAGGGCCCTGACCCCAAGTTCTGGGCTCATCTGAATCTGAGCGTGTGTGACTTAAGGCCCGAAAACCAGAGTGGTGGAGACCCCTTGTGGGCAACTGCATGAAGCGCTGATGGCACTATGGCTCCATCCAAAGCAAAACTTAGCTTCTTTTAGCCTTAGCTTagtagccaaaataaaaataaactcttgaGGGAAGTACAGGTTAGACAGAGACCTAATTATACTTTCTCTTTGGAAGGGTGCCCAGGCTTTTTGTGGAGTTTAAAATGCTGTTTAGGTGGgctgtttgcatatattttattagcTGACCAATGATGCCAACATTGTCTTTTATTCTGTAATGCCTTAAATTGTTTTGTTCCCCTATTAAGCagaagtcttttatttatttcaggaTTTGACCCCAAactcttcctcatttttctccttggacttattctatttttttgtggTGACTTGCTGAGCAGGTAGGTTCCAAGGCTAGCGGGCAGAATGAGGAGGCTCAGACCTACCCTGCTtgactttttttcattcattcttggctgcgttgagtcttcattgctgcgcacgggctttctctagttgcggcgagtgggggctactcttcgttgcagtgtgcgggcttcttactgtggtggcttctcttgttgcggagcacgggctctaggcgtgtgggcttcagtagttgtggcacatgggctcagtagtcatggttcgcgggctctagagcacaggctcagtagttgtggcgcacaggcttagttgctctgtggcatgtgggatcttcccagaccagggctcaaacccatgtcccctgcattggcaggcagattcttaaccactgcgccaccagggaagtccaaccctGCTTGATTTTTATCATAAAGACTTGAAGTGCTGCCATTCCCTTTTCTAGGACCTTTATGGATGGCTAGGCCATTGCCtgcttcaataattaaaaaaagcaatatgtgttataattattttcttgtatTAATAAGATTGGTAATAATGAAATTCCCCCATTAGGTTACCCATCATGTGTGGGATTTAGCCAATACAGCACCACCCTTTCCACCGTTAGAAATGTTTAGCCCTCATTTTTACAGGGCTGTGTGTTGATGAGTTTAATGCTGTTCAGAAGTAAAGAAACAAATATCAACCACTTACTCATTTCCTGCCTTTAGGAACCTACTAGCTAGATGAAACAGACATgtacaaatataaagaaaacatatagatAACAAACATTGAACAAAGGTAGAATTAACATTAACTTTGAACACAAGGAGAATATTTGTGGAGTAGTGAGTGAAAGCTTACCAATTGAAGGTCAGCTGGAGCAAGGTTGGTGGAGGTTGTTCCTTATTTTGGGGATCCtgagagaaactcaaagtgagggAGGGATATCTGGTAGAAAGAAcctagaagaggaagaggagctcTCTGTTCTGTGCCCTGTGTTTGGTTTATCCTTCTGGGTAATCAGTTCAGTTCTAGTTTCCAGTGTCTACTGGGGCTCTTCCTTCTCCCTAGAGAAGCTCTGCAGTTCCCAGAAGAAAGATTCTCATTAGAAATTGCGTGGGGAGAGGTACTGGGGATGGGAGCGGGAGACTAAGCAGAGGTTTATTACTGGGATATATTTGAGGGGCCCTTATTGATACTAATCTTCATAATCTGGCAGCAACTACATTGTACTAgtctcttcagttttctcacctcaAGTGTTGGGCAAATACCTGCTCTCACCATGTACCTTTAGTCTATCTTTTGGCTGGGTTAGTTGTCTAGTTTGAACAGTGCCATATATGAATACACACGTAGTTATGAAATGAATTTTCTCTCTCCAGAAGTCAAATCTTCTACTATTCCACTGGGATGAGTGTGGGAATTGTGGCCTCTTTACTAATCATCATTTTTATGCTGTCCAAGTTTATGCCCAAGGTAAGGAGCAGAATCCTCACATGCAGTTAGGATGAGCTTGGATAGTTGAAGGATTGTTTTTGGATAATCTTACAGCACTGAAAATTTGCATTGATGGCTGATAAGTAAATGTCCTACTCTTTCCTTGATTCAGAAAGGTACTTTCCATGATGAAACTTGGAGCCTCATTACATACAATCTCTCCCTTTTTATTTGAAATCCTGTATACAGTGGGGGTGATTAAAGTCTTCTTCCTGTTTGTTAATTACATAGATTATATAGCCAGGCTTTTAAGTTATTTAGCATCTcattttcccagttttctttGCAGACtgtaccatttaaaatataaaggacaTCTTTTTAAGAGATGTGTTTTGTGCATTTTTAgtaggttgaatttttttttttttaaatcacagttctattttgtttcttttatgtatGGAAAGCCCATTGTAACTTTTTGCTTTCACTTCTACTCTTTCTTAGAAAAGTCCCATTTACATCATCCTGGTAGGAGGCTGGTCCTTTTCTCTGTACCTCATTcagctagtttttaaaaatttacaagagATCTGGAGATGTTACTGGCAGTATCTTTTAAGTAAGTGTTGTtggttttgctttactttttatatgtttataggCTGTTTTAGTTAATTTGATCATGAAAAGATGTTGCTTGCTTACTGCTTACAGGAGTTTAATAGTCTATGCCATTTTGTTAACTTGTAAGAATCATAGTTCTTTACTTATTTCTAACCCCTCTATACAGTTGTCACCTCTTAAATTAAAATGATGCTGCTAGGGAGAAGACTTTAATTTCTTGGTGTTTATAAATACATCTCTCTTTACACAGTAGCCATCTTTCTGAAAAGCCGTAAATTGACTTTATGaatataatcatattttaaatacactTGAGGACCTTAAGAAGTAAAGGACTCTACAGTGAACCTTATCTATAAAGCGAGAATCTTTTGGTTATAAAGATAGTAACTCTTAATGTATCCTTTGAGAGCAGATTAATCTGGATTTTCATATATTAGGTTTTTTAAACAGACTATTTTAGAGTTGTTCAACATGTAGGTTTAATTCTCCATTTGAGAATGAAATAAATTCAGGATAGTAGAAGGGATAGAAGCTTAAAGAGATTAACATatatgaataatgaaaaaagtgTGAATAATTGAGTAAAGATCTTACCTATTTCCCTGGTTCATTAAGCGCTACATAGTGAATTTACTGCTGCTCCCCACACAGATTATTTTTACCAACTGTAGATTAAAAAGAATGTCTTCTGATAACTCTTCTCATAGGCTATGTCCTTGCAGTTGGATTCATGAGTTTTGCAGTCTGTTACAAGTATGGGCCCTTGGAGAATGAACGAAGTATCAACCTGCTGACTTGGACCTTGCAGCTGATGGGCTTATGTTTCATGTATTCCAGTATCCAGATACCACACATTGCCCTTGCCATTATCATCACTGCACTGTGTACTAAGAGCCTGGAGTACCCTATTCACTGGCTGTACATCACCTACAGGTGACTGAAAGGCAGTGTAACTTTGTACTGAAACATGCAATGTGGGATGCAGTTGCAGCAAAAGGAGACAGAGGTGTTGACCTGGGAGCCTCTTTGTTAATGCAAATTTATGGTATTATGCttcacttttatttccttcaagtctttctttttagattctctGTAGGCATTTTTATAGAATTTATAAATtctggttattttatatataaaataaaaacatctagtAAAGTGTCATGTGTTCTTGTTACCACTAGGTGATGCAAAGTATATCACTTTTATACCACATGCCTCAGGTCACCTGGTTTCAGATTATTTCACACTGGCTCTCAGATTGCTCTGGgagtcctattttttttttccccagtcttttttttttttttttttttaatttatttttggctgtgttgggtcttcgtttctgtgcgagggctttctctagttgtggcaagcaggggccacacttcatcgcggtgcgcaggcctctcactatcgcggcctctcttgttatggagcacaggctccagatgcgcaagctcagtagttgtagctcacgggcctagttgctccacggcacgtgggatcctcccaggccagggctcgatcccgtgtcccctgtactggcaggcagattctcaaccactgtgcaaccagggaagccccctgggagTCCTATTCTTAGTTTAAGATGTAATTCAAAGCATGTTGTCACTTTGTATGGTGACTGTGGAATGGTCATAGGTTCTGAGGTTATCAATGTTCTTTCTATTACAGATAGTCAAAGTAATGTCTTCAGTTCGGGGGGAACCAAGTTAATGAACCACAGTCTTATGCCATCATTTCTTGTGGTTTTTCCATTTattgggaaataaatattttgtctgtCACTTATTGGAAAATAAGTGAATTTGTTCACATTAATGAATAATATTGACTACTCTGACTTGTCACTCATAGTCTAACATGTCAAGGGTACATTATAACTAAAGATGTCTGTAGAAGAAAGGTGGGAGCAGTGACTCTTAATGCTCAGGGTCTCTGCTGTATGCTTGACCCACTGAAGGGAGTTAGACGTAAGGGTGGATGTAGATTACTGATTAATCATTCATGATGTTATTTTGGTGAGCACAGAAAGATGTGTAATGCAACAGAAAAGGCTGTCCCCCCTCGTCTTCTGACAGAAGAAGAATATCGGATACAAGGAGAGGTAGAGACCCGAAAGGCTTTAGAGAAGCTTAGAGAATACTGCAACAGTCCAGACTGCTCGGCTTGGAAGACTGTTTCTCGAATCCAGTCTCCAAAAAGGTAAATAAACTCTTTGCCAGAAGTGCCAAGTGTCTGTCAGGGTGCTTGTGACCTTCAGTTTTAACAGAGATTATGCTTCTGTAATCATTTTGTATTTGTggctttgttttccttgttcATCTAGGAGCAGTCAAGAGAAAGGTACTCATATCACATGTTAAGCAGTAGCCTGTTTTCTGATTCTTCAAAGAACTATTTACTCTAGCTTTGATTTTAGCATTGAGATGAGAAGACTTTAGTATCATATTAAGTTTCCCCTTTGATAGTTTTGCACTGCTctcttgagtgtttttttttaatttttttttttttttaggagaggGGATCCTTTTTATTTAGAAACATGTGAAGC
This genomic stretch from Phocoena phocoena chromosome 11, mPhoPho1.1, whole genome shotgun sequence harbors:
- the NEMP1 gene encoding nuclear envelope integral membrane protein 1 isoform X1 — encoded protein: MAGGMKVAVLSAVGAGPWSWGAGGGGAVRLLLVLSGCLVCGSAGIDLNVVMLQESKVYYMNTSQQSCYKNVLFPKWHDIWTQIQIRVNSSKLVRVTQVENEEKLKELEQSQIFYYSTGMSVGIVASLLIIIFMLSKFMPKKSPIYIILVGGWSFSLYLIQLVFKNLQEIWRCYWQYLLSYVLAVGFMSFAVCYKYGPLENERSINLLTWTLQLMGLCFMYSSIQIPHIALAIIITALCTKSLEYPIHWLYITYRKMCNATEKAVPPRLLTEEEYRIQGEVETRKALEKLREYCNSPDCSAWKTVSRIQSPKRFADFVEGSFHLTPNEVAVHEQEYGLESIIAQDELYEETSSEEEDLDSRYPPITQQNSFLT
- the NEMP1 gene encoding nuclear envelope integral membrane protein 1 isoform X2, with product MAGGMKVAVLSAVGAGPWSWGAGGGGAVRLLLVLSGCLVCGSAGIDLNVVMLQESKVYYMNTSQQSCYKNVLFPKWHDIWTQIQIRVNSSKLVRVTQVENEEKLKELEQFSIWNFFSSFLKEKLNDTYVNVGLYSTKTCLKVEIIEEDTKYSVTVTRRFDPKLFLIFLLGLILFFCGDLLSRSQIFYYSTGMSVGIVASLLIIIFMLSKFMPKKSPIYIILVGGWSFSLYLIQLVFKNLQEIWRCYWQYLLSYVLAVGFMSFAVCYKYGPLENERSINLLTWTLQLMGLCFMYSSIQIPHIALAIIITALCTKSLEYPIHWLYITYRKMCNATEKAVPPRLLTEEEYRIQGEVETRKALEKLREYCNSPDCSAWKTVSRIQSPKRFADFVEGSFHLTPNEVAVHEQEYGLESIIAQDELYEETSSEEEDLDSRYPPITQQNSFLT